A window from Megalobrama amblycephala isolate DHTTF-2021 linkage group LG9, ASM1881202v1, whole genome shotgun sequence encodes these proteins:
- the LOC125275567 gene encoding putative protocadherin beta-18 produces MMSILCYFYAQRGASSTRISSWLMQPLVLCVFVMAVARGQVRYSIPEEMTKGSLVGNIVQDLGLDVKRLKSGRARIFTEDSREYIGLNVDKGTLIVKERIDREELCAQVSPCSLHFQIILENPMELHRIDVEILDINDHTPVFISKEINFQISELALPGARYSIDSAKDADEGINSLQTYRLSKNDHFVLKTLSHTDGTKYVEMVLQTPLDREKQEEHNLIVTAFDGGTPQKTGTVKINVSVLDANDNAPVFSQSVYTALVAENAQKGSLVLKVSATDADQGINKQVSYSFSQSSKNILNIFSIEPTNGDIIVVGHLDFEKSKKYELNVVATDNGGLTDTAKVMVEITDVNDNAPVINVISFSNPLPENSAPETVIAMLNVKDLDSGKNGQVRCLINHDLPFRIRQSSSNFYSLITDQLLDREKMSEYNITVTAIDEGSPSFSTNKTLTLKISDVNDNAPVFQRQSYTAYVMENNSPGLSVLSVKARDKDSGNNARISYFLEDVLVNGVSASTYISVNAESGDILAVRSFDYEQTKEFNIRVKAQDGGSPPLSSNVSVKIIIQDQNDNAPQVLYPVQSGANVVAEIVPRSADVGYLVTKVVAVDVDSGQNAWLSYKLHKATDRALFEVGLQNGEIRTVRQVTDKDAVKQRLTVVVEDNGQPSRSATVNVNVAVADSFPEVLTEFTDFTHDKEYNDNLTFYLVLALAVVSFLFIVSIIAILSVKCYRWRRERMFYKSGANLPVIPYYPPLYADVGGTGTLQHVYNYEVCRTTDSRKSDLKYARPCSESIISLDTSGTHTLTHAQRERLNNDDSFDQVSSSKLL; encoded by the coding sequence ATGATGTCGATTCTTTGTTATTTTTACGCCCAAAGAGGCGCATCTTCGACGCGGATTTCATCATGGCTAATGCAGCCTCTCGTGCTCTGCGTCTTTGTCATGGCCGTTGCGCGCGGGCAGGTCCGTTATTCTATTCCAGAGGAGATGACAAAGGGCTCGCTGGTGGGAAATATCGTTCAGGATCTCGGTTTGGATGTTAAGAGGCTGAAATCTGGTCGAGCGCGGATCTTTACGGAGGACAGTCGTGAGTACATCGGTCTGAATGTGGATAAAGGGACGCTGATAGTGAAAGAGAGGATAGATAGAGAGGAGCTGTGCGCCCAAGTGTCTCCCTGCTCCTTACATTTTCAGATCATTCTAGAAAACCCCATGGAGCTGCATAGAATTGATGTGGAAATATTAGATATTAATGATCATACTCCCGTTTTCATAAGCAAAGAGATAAATTTTCAAATTAGCGAACTAGCGTTGCCTGGAGCTCGATATTCAATCGATAGTGCTAAAGATGCTGATGAGGGTATAAATTCACTTCAGACGTATAGATTAagtaaaaatgatcattttgtgCTCAAAACGTTGTCTCACACTGATGGTACTAAATATGTGGAAATGGTCTTGCAGACACCATTAGACAGAGAAAAACAGGAGGAGCATAATCTGATTGTAACAGCGTTTGATGGCGGAACCCCCCAAAAAACCGGTACAGTGAAAATAAACGTCAGTGTTTTGGATGCAAACGACAACGCGCCTGTTTTTAGTCAGTCTGTATATACAGCACTTGTCGCTGAAAATGCGCAAAAGGGTTCATTAGTTTTAAAGGTTAGTGCAACTGACGCAGATCAAGGAATAAATAAACAAGTGTCCTATTCATTCTCACAAAGCAGCAAAAACATCTTGAACATTTTCAGTATTGAGCCCACTAATGGTGATATAATTGTTGTTGGCCATCTAGACTTTGAAAAATCCAAGAAATACGAATTGAATGTGGTGGCAACAGACAATGGGGGTTTAACGGATACTGCTAAAGTAATGGTGGAAATAACAGATGTTAACGACAATGCCCctgtaattaatgtaatttcGTTCTCAAACCCTTTACCAGAAAACTCAGCTCCTGAGACTGTGATAGCGATGCTGAATGTCAAAGATTTAGACTCGGGGAAAAATGGACAGGTGAGATGCTTAATTAACCATGATTTACCATTTCGAATCAGACAATCATCCTCAAATTTCTATAGTTTGATAACTGATCAGCTTTTAGACCGtgaaaaaatgtctgaatataaTATCACAGTAACAGCTATTGATGAGGGCTCGCCATCTTTCTCTACTAATAAAACACTGACTCTGAAAATCTCTGATGTCAATGACAACGCCCCTGTGTTCCAGCGTCAGTCATACACCGCATATGTGATGGAGAATAATTCCCCCGGACTCTCTGTTTTATCTGTTAAAGCGCGTGACAAAGACTCTGGCAATAACGCGCGTATTTCATATTTTCTCGAGGATGTTCTTGTGAATGGCGTCTCTGCCTCGACCTATATTTCAGTGAATGCAGAGAGCGGAGACATTCTTGCTGTTCGTTCTTTTGATTATGAGCAAACAAAAGAATTTAACATTCGCGTAAAAGCGCAGGACGGAGGCTCTCCTCCTCTCAGCAGCAACGTGAGCGTGAAAATCATCATTCAGGACCAGAATGACAACGCGCCTCAGGTTCTGTATCCGGTCCAGTCAGGCGCAAATGTGGTGGCTGAAATAGTGCCTCGCTCGGCAGATGTGGGTTATCTGGTGACTAAAGTGGTGGCTGTTGATGTGGACTCTGGTCAGAATGCCTGGCTCTCATATAAACTGCACAAAGCCACAGACAGGGCGCTGTTTGAAGTGGGCTTACAGAATGGAGAAATAAGAACTGTTCGTCAAGTCACAGATAAAGATGCTGTCAAACAAAGACTCACTGTTGTAGTGGAGGACAACGGGCAGCCCTCTCGATCAGCTACAGTCAATGTTAACGTGGCGGTGGCGGACAGCTTCCCTGAAGTGCTAACGGAGTTCACTGACTTTACGCACGACAAGGAATACAACGACAACCTGACTTTCTATCTGGTCTTGGCCTTGGCTGTGGTTTCATTTCTCTTTATCGTGTCTATCATTGCCATACTGTCAGTCAAATGCTACAGATGGAGACGCGAGCGCATGTTTTATAAATCTGGAGCGAATCTTCCGGTTATTCCGTATTATCCGCCTCTTTACGCAGACGTAGGCGGCACAGGAACTTTACAGCACGTGTACAATTATGAGGTTTGCAGAACCACTGACTCCAGAAAGAGTGATCTGAAATACGCCAGACCTTGCAGTGAGAGCATCATTAGTCTGGACACCAgtggaacacacacactcacgcatgcgcagagagagagactgaataATGATGATTCTTTTGATCAGGTGAGCTCGAGTAAATTATTATGA